One Vibrio quintilis DNA segment encodes these proteins:
- the tssM gene encoding type VI secretion system membrane subunit TssM, with product MLAVMPMLLLLCFILINVAIWWAGPWLTMYDTKPLESVTSRAVATTVFWLFVAAIWGLWQWKKLQGFEEQQEREERFRQDPIKLLEEKQEAELNKVIANMRKNINKRDFLYTHPWYLVLGLENAGKTSLINRSGQNFTMTSVMRASGQRSENPYSFDWWIGDKAVVIDPDGELLTQGHRDADKDGEMERRLWKHFVEWLERTRNRRPLNGIVLALDVSHLASVKASERKAYASILRARVREIVETMSIQLPVYIALTKLDLLYGFESFFKHYTKEQREEALGFTFQLKPDDDDDQWLSEFENEYAQFVETVNEMLPVSASAPMELDERNGIYSFSRQVAGLKDILTQFLREALGNDQYSLSAIVRGVYFTSVYQQGVPSNAFDDAASRRYGLEHAINKAQIAKNSTVYFTNQLFKKIIYTESGLASDNKKVIKQKRRLLMLSTVACSIVTLLLFGSWQKYYLSNVKHSDAVLTKVNQFKNELPKNIYKASQQDMLDSLNKIREATLEFGFFRNKSQYFADMGLYQGHTIGPMVESTYLNMLETRFLPILISDVIVQLNQAKTDEEKLDALRVFRMMTDKSGRYKDMVLDYFGKYWQQEFPGKRLVQEELLGHLDYAMDHTNLAIARAQGDKNADKVLRPYDQTIAQVQTELSTMPNRQRVYRNLKQNAQTILGPDINLRNLIGPVFDLVFDERVVNSDGLYIPQMLTKKGFEEYFIPQVESVSKLALIDSWVLGQSKSAEFSEADKQKLRDQIRELYVSDYTKTWRGALAEIDMKYFSDMNDAVSVLENITSSVEPIQRLMRTLEENTKLFDIQPKDEEAQKELLKQPKYRMAAAIDTPFADLNSMLTAAGDKPAYINEVIGAVDELKLYLKGIQASPDEGMAALNATKSRMKLVNADPIYTLRRIASGLPTPLDRILTKLSDESWHVIKQEAIKYLEVRWHNDVYRVFEEKLANRYPFNPASKKDASLADFESFFAPNGILDNFYQNQLKIFIDEKSVLGSESEGSQGVVKNSVLEQLKQAKQIREAFFNRKGILDVSFSVEPLRLTSNKRRSVLNVDGQFLTYSHGSRENAELIWPNTLRDSAISKITLIPAKSNLSPRSIVIQGPWAFFRLLDFGDVIAASSTSVDYRFRVDHGDMIYRINSEDDVNPFTQRLFKSFKLSANLY from the coding sequence ATGTTGGCAGTTATGCCCATGCTGTTGTTGCTTTGTTTTATTTTAATCAATGTTGCCATCTGGTGGGCAGGCCCCTGGCTGACAATGTATGATACAAAACCTCTGGAGAGTGTCACAAGCCGGGCTGTTGCCACAACGGTATTCTGGCTTTTTGTTGCAGCAATCTGGGGTTTATGGCAATGGAAAAAACTTCAGGGTTTTGAGGAACAGCAGGAGCGCGAAGAGCGTTTTCGGCAGGATCCTATCAAACTACTTGAAGAAAAGCAGGAAGCAGAACTCAATAAAGTCATTGCCAATATGCGCAAGAATATCAATAAACGTGATTTTCTGTATACGCATCCATGGTATTTGGTGCTTGGATTAGAAAATGCCGGTAAAACCAGCTTAATTAACCGCTCCGGCCAGAACTTTACCATGACTTCTGTCATGAGAGCCTCCGGACAACGAAGTGAAAATCCTTACTCATTTGACTGGTGGATCGGTGATAAAGCGGTCGTGATTGATCCCGATGGTGAGCTGTTAACACAGGGACACCGTGATGCAGACAAAGATGGCGAAATGGAACGTCGTTTATGGAAGCATTTTGTTGAATGGCTGGAGCGAACCCGGAACCGCCGTCCTTTAAACGGGATTGTTTTAGCCCTTGATGTGTCTCACCTTGCCTCGGTGAAAGCGTCTGAACGTAAGGCCTACGCAAGTATTCTTCGTGCCCGGGTCCGTGAAATTGTTGAAACCATGTCGATTCAGTTGCCGGTTTATATTGCTTTAACCAAACTGGATTTACTTTATGGTTTTGAATCCTTCTTTAAACACTATACAAAAGAGCAGCGTGAAGAAGCATTAGGGTTTACTTTCCAGCTAAAGCCGGATGATGATGACGATCAGTGGTTATCGGAATTTGAAAATGAGTACGCTCAGTTTGTTGAAACCGTGAATGAAATGCTGCCGGTTTCTGCTTCTGCACCGATGGAGCTGGATGAAAGAAACGGTATCTATAGTTTCAGCCGTCAGGTCGCCGGGCTGAAAGATATTCTGACGCAGTTCTTACGTGAAGCGCTGGGGAATGATCAGTATTCGTTATCAGCGATCGTTCGCGGGGTGTACTTCACTTCTGTGTATCAGCAGGGCGTGCCAAGCAATGCTTTTGATGATGCCGCATCCCGTCGCTATGGTCTTGAACATGCGATTAATAAAGCTCAGATAGCGAAGAACTCGACTGTTTATTTTACCAATCAGCTATTTAAGAAAATCATCTATACCGAATCGGGCTTAGCGTCAGATAACAAAAAAGTGATTAAGCAGAAGCGTCGTTTATTGATGCTGTCTACGGTCGCTTGCTCTATTGTGACCCTGCTGCTGTTTGGCTCATGGCAAAAATACTATTTGTCGAATGTGAAGCATTCTGATGCGGTGTTGACCAAAGTAAACCAGTTTAAAAATGAGCTGCCTAAAAACATTTATAAAGCCTCTCAGCAGGATATGCTGGACTCGCTGAATAAAATCCGGGAAGCGACTCTGGAATTTGGTTTCTTCCGTAATAAGTCACAGTATTTTGCGGATATGGGGCTTTATCAGGGTCATACAATTGGGCCTATGGTTGAAAGTACTTATCTGAATATGCTGGAAACCCGGTTTTTACCGATTCTGATTTCTGATGTCATTGTTCAGTTAAATCAGGCAAAAACCGATGAAGAGAAGCTTGATGCTTTACGTGTTTTCCGGATGATGACGGATAAGAGCGGTCGTTACAAAGACATGGTGCTCGATTATTTCGGCAAATACTGGCAGCAAGAGTTTCCGGGCAAACGGCTTGTTCAGGAAGAGTTGTTAGGCCATTTAGATTATGCGATGGATCATACCAATCTGGCGATAGCCCGTGCTCAGGGTGACAAAAATGCAGATAAGGTATTACGTCCTTATGATCAGACGATTGCTCAGGTTCAGACTGAACTGAGTACAATGCCGAACAGACAACGGGTTTACCGTAACCTGAAGCAGAACGCGCAAACGATTCTTGGTCCGGACATTAACCTGAGAAACCTGATCGGCCCTGTATTTGATCTGGTCTTTGACGAGCGGGTTGTGAACAGTGACGGGTTATATATTCCACAGATGCTGACGAAAAAAGGCTTTGAAGAATATTTTATTCCTCAGGTTGAGTCTGTATCAAAACTGGCACTTATCGACAGCTGGGTACTGGGTCAAAGTAAGTCTGCTGAATTCAGTGAAGCGGATAAGCAGAAACTACGTGATCAAATCCGGGAATTATACGTCTCTGATTACACCAAAACCTGGCGTGGGGCGCTTGCTGAAATTGACATGAAATATTTCAGTGACATGAACGATGCGGTTTCTGTGCTGGAAAATATCACCAGCAGTGTTGAACCAATTCAGCGTCTGATGAGAACACTGGAAGAAAATACCAAACTGTTTGATATCCAGCCGAAAGATGAAGAAGCGCAGAAAGAGTTGCTGAAACAGCCTAAATACCGGATGGCCGCTGCAATTGATACTCCGTTTGCTGATTTGAACAGTATGCTGACAGCTGCTGGCGATAAACCGGCTTATATCAATGAAGTGATTGGTGCGGTCGATGAACTGAAGCTGTATCTGAAAGGTATTCAGGCATCTCCTGATGAAGGGATGGCGGCACTTAACGCAACCAAATCACGGATGAAGCTGGTCAATGCTGACCCGATTTATACACTGAGACGGATTGCATCGGGTCTGCCAACTCCGTTAGATCGAATTTTGACCAAACTTTCTGATGAAAGCTGGCATGTGATTAAACAGGAAGCGATCAAGTATCTTGAAGTGCGCTGGCATAATGATGTATACCGTGTTTTTGAAGAGAAACTGGCAAACCGTTATCCGTTTAATCCGGCTTCGAAGAAAGATGCATCACTGGCTGACTTTGAATCGTTCTTTGCGCCAAATGGCATTCTGGACAACTTCTATCAGAATCAACTGAAAATCTTTATTGATGAGAAGAGTGTTCTGGGGAGTGAAAGTGAAGGTTCTCAGGGTGTGGTTAAAAATTCTGTGCTTGAACAGCTGAAACAGGCGAAACAAATCCGGGAAGCCTTCTTTAACCGTAAAGGGATTCTTGATGTCAGTTTCTCAGTTGAGCCATTACGTTTGACCAGTAACAAGCGCAGAAGTGTGTTGAATGTTGACGGGCAGTTCCTGACATACAGTCACGGTTCAAGAGAAAATGCTGAACTGATTTGGCCGAATACACTACGGGATTCAGCGATATCGAAGATTACTTTGATTCCGGCTAAATCAAATCTTTCGCCACGGAGTATTGTGATTCAGGGACCTTGGGCCTTCTTCAGATTACTTGATTTTGGTGATGTGATTGCTGCAAGTTCAACATCGGTAGATTACAGATTCCGTGTTGACCATGGTGACATGATTTACCGGATCAACTCTGAAGATGATGTGAATCCGTTTACACAACGGTTGTTTAAATCATTTAAACTCTCTGCAAATCTGTATTAA
- a CDS encoding type VI secretion system ImpA family N-terminal domain-containing protein produces MSQRIFIENKSFIISSEHDELSGHSLYQSIKKEVYSERSPFSGGTNWEKVKQECEQLSQEVGADLAVSTYYTMACLKLDGLRGYSLGLELMYSCMLNIGEVVHETERQIQRLLRWANAQALIELQNLKAGYEMLRYLYQCEQYCQRISHLLQTDYPAVKADFESIGYIIFEHIDGLETCYQVALKRNEVSEAGHNVQVVNTSQRSRWPAFFAFIMGGVLAGAGYWLYLNMQLFH; encoded by the coding sequence ATGTCCCAACGCATCTTTATTGAAAATAAATCATTTATTATTAGCAGTGAGCATGACGAGCTGTCCGGACATTCACTGTATCAGTCGATCAAAAAAGAAGTTTACAGTGAGCGTTCTCCTTTTTCCGGTGGAACAAACTGGGAGAAAGTGAAACAGGAATGTGAACAACTGTCGCAGGAAGTCGGTGCTGACCTGGCTGTAAGTACTTACTACACAATGGCCTGTCTGAAGCTGGATGGATTGCGTGGTTATTCGCTTGGTCTGGAGCTCATGTATAGTTGCATGCTCAATATCGGTGAAGTGGTTCATGAGACCGAACGGCAGATACAACGTCTGCTGCGCTGGGCGAATGCACAGGCATTGATTGAATTACAGAATCTGAAAGCGGGTTATGAAATGTTGAGGTATCTGTATCAGTGTGAACAGTATTGTCAACGGATCAGTCATTTACTGCAAACGGATTATCCGGCGGTAAAAGCCGATTTTGAATCCATTGGTTATATCATCTTTGAGCATATTGATGGTCTTGAGACCTGCTATCAGGTTGCCTTGAAAAGAAACGAAGTCAGCGAGGCTGGTCATAATGTACAGGTTGTGAATACCAGTCAGCGCTCCCGCTGGCCTGCCTTCTTTGCCTTTATTATGGGGGGTGTTTTAGCCGGTGCAGGATATTGGTTATATTTGAATATGCAACTTTTTCATTGA
- the pncB gene encoding nicotinate phosphoribosyltransferase gives MNTSLFSQHMIKSLLDLDAYKINMMQAIHSFYPDTAVRYELIVRSDEDISDLLSDIRHEIKQLAQLQFSEQDIQYLKKSSPHLKTTFLHSLRYFRFQPEQQVELGIIHENNKKQLRVSIYGTWRDTILYETIIMSIISEVRSRRHWADVPADRAKQVLLKKITHLKNKLTERGIHNFKITEMGTRRRFSSEVQHQVIECMQQYIPGLLLGTSNYHYAREFNLQPIGTIAHEWFMGHQALVNPADSQQVALEQWLKAFDGQLSIAPTDTLTIDAFINDFNVHLAKAYDGVRHDSGCPYTWGDKMIAHYERLGIDPKTKLFVFSDGLNFDQALDICEYFSDRVQISFGIGTFLTNDLDAWTNAQNQAYQPLSIVIKLAECNSRPVAKISDKPEKAMCEDIIYLAHLKQQFNIPLDIDKLISTLKEMKNHQRKYIAAA, from the coding sequence ATGAATACCAGCCTGTTTTCCCAACATATGATTAAAAGTCTGCTGGATTTAGATGCATATAAAATCAACATGATGCAGGCAATTCACTCATTTTACCCTGACACAGCAGTCCGCTATGAACTGATTGTCAGGTCTGATGAAGATATCAGTGACCTGTTAAGCGATATCCGGCATGAGATAAAACAACTGGCTCAGCTTCAGTTTTCAGAACAGGATATTCAATATCTGAAAAAAAGCTCGCCTCATCTGAAAACAACGTTCTTACATTCCCTGCGTTATTTCCGCTTTCAACCTGAGCAACAGGTCGAACTGGGAATCATCCACGAAAACAACAAAAAGCAACTGCGAGTCAGCATTTACGGTACATGGCGGGATACGATCTTATATGAAACAATCATTATGTCGATTATTTCTGAGGTCCGCAGCCGCAGACACTGGGCTGATGTACCGGCCGATCGTGCCAAACAGGTACTGCTCAAAAAAATCACTCACCTGAAGAATAAGTTAACTGAGCGGGGCATTCATAACTTCAAAATCACCGAAATGGGCACCCGGCGCCGCTTCTCTTCTGAGGTACAGCATCAGGTCATTGAGTGTATGCAACAATATATTCCCGGGCTGTTACTCGGCACCAGTAACTATCATTATGCCCGGGAATTTAATCTGCAACCCATTGGCACGATTGCCCATGAATGGTTTATGGGCCATCAGGCACTTGTTAATCCGGCAGATTCACAACAGGTCGCGCTGGAACAATGGCTGAAAGCTTTTGACGGGCAGCTTTCAATCGCTCCGACAGACACACTCACCATTGACGCATTTATCAATGACTTTAATGTACATCTGGCGAAAGCCTATGATGGTGTTCGTCATGATTCAGGTTGCCCTTACACCTGGGGTGACAAAATGATTGCACACTATGAGCGGTTAGGCATCGATCCAAAAACAAAACTGTTTGTGTTTTCCGATGGACTAAACTTTGATCAGGCCCTGGATATTTGTGAATATTTTTCCGACAGAGTGCAGATTTCATTTGGTATAGGGACATTCTTGACCAATGATCTGGATGCCTGGACCAACGCTCAGAATCAGGCCTATCAACCTCTTTCTATCGTGATCAAACTCGCCGAATGCAACAGCCGCCCGGTCGCCAAAATCAGTGACAAGCCGGAAAAAGCAATGTGCGAAGATATTATTTATCTGGCTCATTTAAAGCAGCAGTTCAATATACCACTGGATATCGATAAGCTCATTTCAACATTAAAAGAGATGAAAAATCATCAGAGAAAATATATTGCGGCTGCCTGA
- a CDS encoding NUDIX domain-containing protein, which yields MIVTIDMVCLRLSDRGIQVLLMKRSNPERPHCGKWAIPGGLVYDEDFTAKGGDPVDKDFDAARRRICRQKVHTYPNFISDPLVDGNPKRDPDGWSVSISHYALLNRSNIRQVENAGVEKNRLDWFDLDVVISDQFQMAFDHVAQIKHAWKKLRAAVEYTSVVLFFLEKEFLVADIIEAYARFGVEVNRMTVKRRLIDSGVIISMNRVVSTGKGKGGKPATVYCLATNQVTYFQTCLKTT from the coding sequence ATGATTGTCACCATTGATATGGTTTGTCTCCGTCTTTCTGACCGGGGAATACAGGTTTTGCTGATGAAGCGTTCTAATCCTGAAAGGCCTCATTGCGGAAAGTGGGCAATTCCCGGTGGTCTTGTTTACGATGAAGACTTTACCGCGAAGGGAGGCGACCCTGTTGATAAAGATTTTGATGCAGCGAGAAGAAGAATATGCCGGCAAAAGGTTCATACTTATCCAAATTTTATCAGCGATCCATTAGTTGATGGTAACCCGAAGCGGGATCCGGACGGATGGAGTGTCAGTATCTCCCATTATGCGCTGCTGAATCGTTCAAATATTCGTCAGGTTGAAAATGCAGGGGTTGAGAAAAACCGGCTGGACTGGTTCGATCTGGACGTTGTGATATCTGACCAGTTTCAAATGGCGTTTGATCATGTTGCTCAGATAAAACATGCCTGGAAAAAATTACGTGCGGCTGTGGAATACACATCGGTTGTGTTATTTTTTCTGGAAAAAGAATTTCTTGTTGCAGATATTATCGAAGCGTATGCGCGATTTGGGGTTGAAGTAAACCGCATGACGGTGAAACGTCGTTTAATTGATTCGGGAGTTATTATCAGTATGAACCGGGTTGTTTCCACCGGTAAAGGTAAAGGGGGGAAACCAGCGACGGTCTACTGTTTGGCAACGAATCAGGTGACTTATTTTCAGACTTGTCTGAAAACGACTTAA
- a CDS encoding GGDEF domain-containing protein, giving the protein MNEVAYIDIPLNQIMSEVEMIQLERHILFEQFKLKEKLPEEKKTPHQEFIYQKQQLKLLLDKAVNVIAENLVNHKIRFELQEHRQLLKVIEGYHSQSDAFEKKLAGALSHESIPDEERFQLEKEATDLESSVNTILQRLDEMTFEAGRYAEKHEQEFMFVNTALGVGALLLGLFLTIYTIHIFRRRINKIQDGIQNMDFSIEQGYQALGEDVFRADGPNDELSELEQELIFLMQRLTKEINNREQVEKQLLQMVTQDKLTGAYNRHKWDEQVLQYLDLARRGSAFSLILLDIDFFKHINDEHGHQIGDQVLQNLVHRLSSGLRKTDMLFRLGGEEFAVLLPVQDASSACLLAERLRESVSQDSEEGLPSYTVSIGVTSYQESDTEESIFQRADKALYQAKSSGRNQICLM; this is encoded by the coding sequence ATGAATGAAGTGGCATATATAGATATTCCGCTGAATCAGATTATGAGTGAAGTCGAGATGATTCAGCTGGAAAGACATATTTTATTTGAACAATTTAAACTGAAAGAGAAGTTACCGGAAGAAAAGAAAACACCGCATCAGGAATTTATTTATCAAAAACAGCAGCTAAAACTTTTGCTGGATAAAGCCGTCAATGTCATAGCAGAAAATCTGGTCAACCATAAAATACGATTTGAGTTGCAGGAACACCGGCAGTTGCTGAAAGTCATAGAAGGTTATCATTCGCAGAGTGATGCATTTGAGAAAAAACTTGCCGGCGCGCTTTCCCATGAATCTATTCCCGATGAGGAGCGTTTTCAGCTCGAAAAAGAAGCCACTGATCTGGAATCTTCAGTGAATACGATTTTACAGCGACTGGATGAAATGACTTTTGAAGCCGGGAGATATGCTGAAAAACACGAGCAAGAGTTTATGTTTGTTAATACCGCGCTTGGTGTTGGTGCGCTGTTGTTAGGGTTATTTCTGACAATATACACGATTCATATATTTCGCCGGCGGATTAATAAAATTCAGGATGGTATTCAGAATATGGATTTTTCTATAGAGCAGGGTTACCAGGCTTTGGGAGAAGATGTATTCCGTGCTGACGGACCAAATGATGAACTGAGTGAGCTGGAGCAAGAATTGATTTTTTTAATGCAGCGGCTGACAAAGGAAATCAATAACCGGGAACAGGTTGAGAAACAATTACTGCAAATGGTGACTCAGGATAAGTTAACCGGTGCTTATAACCGTCATAAATGGGATGAACAGGTACTACAGTATCTTGACTTAGCGCGCCGCGGAAGTGCTTTTAGTTTGATTTTGCTTGATATTGATTTCTTTAAACACATTAATGATGAACATGGTCATCAGATTGGTGATCAGGTATTGCAAAATCTGGTTCATCGTTTGAGTTCAGGTTTGCGAAAGACCGATATGTTATTTCGTTTAGGCGGTGAAGAATTTGCGGTGTTGTTACCCGTACAGGATGCTTCTTCCGCATGCTTGTTGGCTGAAAGGTTGAGAGAATCAGTCAGTCAGGATTCAGAGGAAGGTTTACCTTCATATACAGTCAGTATTGGAGTCACGTCTTATCAGGAATCTGACACGGAAGAATCAATTTTCCAGCGGGCTGATAAGGCGCTTTACCAGGCCAAATCTTCTGGACGTAATCAGATATGTTTGATGTAG
- a CDS encoding helix-turn-helix domain-containing protein: MYVIESFFITGTFLIANEPSRNNTRSLMNEQQEKIHPKAYIKGHEVTKRLKEVTNCHTILELSSLLNVSSSTISTWHQRELTPYEVIIRVHLHTGASLEYLLLGKGEPYPEKNYQNEPNRVKKNEKVVNVEHFQLVNGELFSCKRLSFDHDYLHRLGISQPLSIESRNTTYMVDKSVTQVVSGIYLIDMDGFFSLNKIQRLPGSRFSINVLGSPLQIHEDDIRVIGKVMLEMNRK; the protein is encoded by the coding sequence TTGTACGTTATTGAGTCATTTTTCATTACGGGAACATTTTTAATCGCAAATGAACCCTCCAGAAACAATACTAGATCGCTTATGAATGAACAACAAGAGAAAATTCACCCGAAAGCGTATATAAAAGGTCATGAAGTCACAAAAAGGCTAAAAGAAGTGACAAATTGTCATACTATTTTAGAACTATCTTCGCTTTTGAATGTTTCAAGTTCGACAATATCAACCTGGCATCAGCGGGAACTGACACCTTATGAGGTCATCATACGTGTGCATTTACATACAGGTGCTTCTTTAGAGTACTTATTACTGGGCAAAGGCGAACCATACCCGGAAAAAAACTATCAAAATGAGCCCAATCGAGTCAAAAAAAATGAAAAAGTTGTCAATGTCGAACATTTCCAACTCGTGAACGGTGAGTTATTTAGCTGCAAAAGACTAAGTTTTGATCATGACTATCTGCACAGGCTTGGGATTTCTCAGCCGTTGAGTATTGAGAGCAGAAATACGACTTATATGGTTGATAAATCCGTCACACAAGTCGTATCCGGTATCTATTTAATTGATATGGATGGTTTTTTCTCTCTGAATAAGATTCAGCGCTTACCGGGCAGCCGCTTTTCAATCAATGTGCTTGGCTCTCCGCTTCAGATCCATGAAGATGATATCAGGGTCATCGGGAAAGTAATGCTGGAGATGAACAGAAAATAG